In one Diabrotica virgifera virgifera chromosome 5, PGI_DIABVI_V3a genomic region, the following are encoded:
- the LOC126885495 gene encoding forkhead box protein O-like: MNGQYGNWVQKMDMSMMEPLPELDGFEPQTRARSNTWPLPRPDNYVDPADEATGNKCVVAGQQGQGPVPSSVTSAVPTKKNSSRRNAWGNLSYADLITQAIKTSPDQRLTLSQIYEWMVQNVPYFKDKGDSNSSAGWKVRL, translated from the coding sequence ATGAACGGGCAGTACGGAAATTGGGTCCAGAAAATGGACATGAGCATGATGGAACCCTTGCCGGAGCTTGACGGTTTTGAGCCTCAAACCCGCGCGCGATCAAACACGTGGCCCTTGCCCCGGCCCGATAACTATGTGGATCCCGCCGATGAGGCGACAGGCAACAAGTGTGTGGTAGCAGGACAGCAAGGACAAGGGCCCGTTCCGTCTTCGGTGACGTCTGCGGTGCCCACGAAAAAGAATTCCAGCAGGAGAAACGCTTGGGGAAATCTTAGTTATGCTGATTTAATTACACAAGCCATCAAGACCTCTCCAGATCAACGACTTACGCTCAGCCAAATCTACGAGTGGATGGTGCAGAACGTGCCCTACTTCAAAGACAAGGGGGATAGTAACAGCTCTGCAGGATGGAAGGTAAGACTTTAA